One genomic segment of Syntrophorhabdales bacterium includes these proteins:
- the rpmH gene encoding 50S ribosomal protein L34, whose protein sequence is MKRTFQPHNKRRRRTHGFLVRMRTESGRDVIRRRRAKGRHRLAV, encoded by the coding sequence ATGAAGCGTACATTCCAGCCTCACAACAAGAGGAGAAGAAGGACTCACGGCTTTCTCGTCAGGATGAGAACAGAATCGGGGAGAGATGTCATCAGAAGAAGGCGCGCCAAGGGAAGACACAGACTTGCCGTTTGA